A genomic window from Anthonomus grandis grandis chromosome 2, icAntGran1.3, whole genome shotgun sequence includes:
- the LOC126733532 gene encoding cytochrome c oxidase assembly factor 7 homolog — MAYDLKSEDEVKDYIKNLGIEYRFGCYSEKKPEVCHLLADFLEAIKKDYEKAAKVYKNNCDEYKFGKSCLKYGGYCLTGKGVKTSNYPAAYNYFEKGCNLDEPYSCFNQAILLVTKNDGFGVKQDVLKGMELLQKACAAQNGMACYYLSGLYIAGAKNGSSVGDKGEKDSFDIPRNMEKAFKYALEGCNLGNMYSCANVSQMYTKGDGVEKNLELADKYKKRALEMQEEATKNAQTLKFGVGLD; from the exons atggcctacGATTTAAAGTCCGAAGACGAAGTCAAAGATTACATCAAGAATTTGGGCATCGAATACCGGTTTGGCTGTTACAGTGAAAAGAAACCGGAAG TATGCCACCTATTAGCAGACTTCCTAGAAGCCATAAAAAAAGACTACGAAAAAGCAGCAAAAGTATACAAAAACAACTGTGATGAATACAAATTTGGCAAGAGCTGTCTGAAATATGGAGGCTATTGTTTAACGGGCAAAGGTGTTAAAACCTCCAACTACCCCGCTGCGTACAACTATTTTGAAAAGGGTTGCAATTTGGATGAACCTTATTCTTGTTTTAACCAGGCCATACTCCTCGTAACCAAAAACGATGGATTTGGAGTGAAACAAGACGTCCTCAAG GGTATGGAGCTCCTCCAGAAGGCTTGTGCGGCACAAAATGGTATGGCATGTTACTACTTATCCGGCCTATACATTGCGGGAGCAAAAAATGGTAGTTCAGTCGGGGATAAGGGTGAGAAAGACTCCTTTGATATACCAAGAAACATGGAGAAGGCTTTTAAATATGCTTTGGAAGGGTGTAATTTGGGTAATATGTATAGTTGTGCCAATGTGAGTCAGATGTACACCAAAGGGGATGGGGTGGAAAAGAATCTGGAGCTGGCAGATAAATACAAGAAAAGAGCCCTGGAAATGCAAGAAGAGGCTACAAAGAACGCACAGACTTTAAAGTTCGGGGTCGGGTTAGATTGA